The nucleotide window GCTCGTTTCGTTGAGTCGCCAATAGGCGATGGGGTGATCTGTCTGGACGGTGGTGGAATAAGGACTTGCGGCAACCGACCCGACACTGCAGGCCAGCAGCAGGACGGCGGCGGCCGTCTGGCCCATCGCGCGATTGTAGGTTTTCACTCGTTTTGTCATGTGCACTTTAGTTGTTTTTGTGGTTTGAACTGGAAATTAAAACTTCAACGTTTCGCGGGTTTCGTTCCAAAAATAGCTGCTTTTCAGGCAAGGGGCGGAAAAGGGGACAGCTTGAAGATGAGCCGCAAACGCCGGAATTGGAATCACCTTCTCTCTATCTGGTATAACAATCATATACAATATAAATGGAATTGCTGCGACCATCAGGAATCAGTTCCTGAGGCGGCTGGCCACCCGATGAAAGCCAGCAAAGGATAAAAATTAGCATCCAACAATGAACCGTCGAGTTACGTTTGGGAAAACTCCTGGTGCCAAATCTGTTGTTAGCACAGTTATTCCTTCTCAAACCCGGCATACTTATTTGGAGCCTTAAACCTAGTTATAAGATTTACAAGGCGCAGCCGGATGTGACTTGCGTTAAAGTTGGATTCGTTGTCAGAAGTATCTCTTTTGGAGTTTTGTGTCAATAACTTCTTAGTGCACTAAGCTAATTATAAGAGAGAGCCGGGTTCAATGGCGGCAAGAGTCCGAATTTCAACTTCAGACAGAGGGGACAAATATGCTTCGGCAAGTTAGATTGGCAGGGGAAATGTTCTCGTGGCACGGAGTTTGGGACTAAATTAATTACGGCCACGGAATTCGTCCATCAATCGAATGATATCTTCGCGAATTTCAAATAACTCTTTCCGTGCCTCCATGAACACTATCTCGGGCAGAAGTTTCTTTTGGGCGATGGCTTCCAATCCGGACTGGGACTTATGCAGATGATCCAGTGCGCGTTTCAAATATGCGACGGTGAACGCGGCGTCACGAAAGCCTTCCCCGTGAGCAATGCCATTCAAGGCTCCGGCCAGTTTGGCGCTGGTCGTTTGAAGCTCGAAAATGAATTGGTCCAAATCCTTATCATTCATTTCCTCCAGGCCCAATTTTTCGGCGTGCTGGTGGAACTTTAGTGCGCTCTCGGAACAGCGATGCTGCAGCGGGTGGCATAGATCGCCATCCGCGGTGCGTACCCAGTCGATGCCTTCACGGTGAGGATCGGGCTCGGGCGGCGGTTCGTCCGCGGCGGATTCAAAAATGGCGTTGATTTCCTCGACGGACAGTTGTTCGTTCTCCTCCTCATTGCGGTCCCAGCCCATTTCCCTGGCGATGGTTGCCTCGGCTTCATCGGAGTCGCCGTATTTATCCAACAGTTCGGCGTATTTGTCGGTGCGTGCGTCAGACTCTTTCAGGAATTTTTCGTAATCATGCTCATCCCATTCCTGCTCCGGGTCTTTCTGGCCGCGCTGGTGTTTCTCGATGGCCTCGGAGAGTTTTCCAGTAAAATCAGCCATGCCTGCGGCGGCTTGTTTGGCGCGTTCCGCCTCATCCTCTGGACTGAGGCGCCACTCGGGGGCGGAGATTGTGAGTTCGTAGTCGGCGCTCTCGATGACGACGCGTCCATTGTAATCACTGAACCATTCGAGATAAAGGCAATTGGCCATGTGCTCGGGTGGTTTCTCCTTCCGACGGATCATGACCAGCGCTTCCTCGAGCGGCACGTCGAAGACGCGGACCTTTCGCGAGGCGGTGAGGTCGCCGATGCTGCCGTGTTGGGTGGGATGCAGTGAATCAAGATGCTGATGGGCGATAAGCTTCAGTGGATTTGTGAACGTGAGCAGGCACCCGGCGAGGTCGGGCCAGGCGTTGCCACGAAGTTCGAGCACCACCGGTTCGGTGCGGCCAACGACCCAGACCTTGCCGTGCACCATTCCCTTGGTCCGGTTGTCAATCTCTCCACGCACCACGCTATCATGAATGCGAAATGCCATGGCGGAATGATGGAGAGGTGAGGCGGCAAGGACAATAAATTTCCTCGCCGCAATTAGCGGCGGAACAGAGGATCGCTTCGTCACGGATGTTACGCGTGGACGGGCTGATCTTTTATGGAACCAGATGGTTTAGCCGATCTATTCAAATATAGGGTTGAAGCGATCAGAATGGTTAAAACGAACAGGGGCTCGATCACACCTGATATTGGGTAACCACTGTTGAATTTGGCGATGGCAGCTGAGATCAGGACGATGCCAAAGGCGACGTAAATCCATTCCCTTATTCGCCCCGGCACTTGAGGGATAAGCAAGGCCAGCGCACCGATTATCTTGGCGGTCGTGAGTTCGATGCGGAAGTAGTTGGGAAAACCGAGGTGCGCGAATTCCACTTTATGCGTGCCGGAGAAGTAGGCGCTAAACAACATGAAGAAGCTGATAAGTCCGGTTATCAACCAAAAGATGAATTTCGACTTCGATTTTTTCATAATTTTAATTTTGTTGAACAGTTAAAACAGTGGCGGGAGGTAAGGGTTTTTCTTCATATAAACAAAGACCAGTGAGGCTGCGGTTTTGTGACAAGGGCGGCGGAACTGCTTTTTTTCTTCTGCAACGGCCAGAGTGCTTACTTCGGGTTCTGAAGCGGGAACTCCGGGAGGTGACGGAGTTTGTCCGGGTTGGCGATGATAAAAAGAGATTGAATGCGTTGGTTACGAATGCCGAAGGCAAGCACTCGGGCGATGCGATTATGTTCGAAACTTATGATGCCGGGCAGGCCATTGATCGATGCCGGGCGTCGCACCTGAGGCACGGAGCCGAACTTTTTCGCTGCGCCGATGAGCAGGCGTGCCACGTGATCTGGGCCGAGAATTGGCCGCAAAAGGGCA belongs to Pedosphaera parvula Ellin514 and includes:
- a CDS encoding DoxX family protein, which produces MKKSKSKFIFWLITGLISFFMLFSAYFSGTHKVEFAHLGFPNYFRIELTTAKIIGALALLIPQVPGRIREWIYVAFGIVLISAAIAKFNSGYPISGVIEPLFVLTILIASTLYLNRSAKPSGSIKDQPVHA